The Stigmatella erecta DNA window CCGGCCTGTGCAGCTCATTCACCACCGAGGACTTGCCGATGCCCGAGTACCCGCTGACGAGGAACAGCTCGGGCTTGCCGGTGGCGATGACGCGCTCGAACCCCTGCACCAACGTGGCGACCTGGGCCTCGCGCCCGTAGAGCCGCTGGGGCAGCTGGAACTGCCGGGGCGCATCATGCGTGCCCGGGGTGAAGCCCTCCGGCGACTCCTGGCGCAGCGCCTCGCGGCACTGCTCGAGGTCGGCCTTCAGCCCCTCGGCGCTCTGGTAGCGCTCCTCGGCCACCTTCGCCAGCAGCTTCGCCACGATGGCCGACAACGCCGGGGGCACGAGGGGGTTGAGCGCGTGCGGCGGCCGGGGGTCCTGGGCCATGTGCGCGTGGAACCACTCGAGCGCGTCACGCCCCTGGAAGGGCCGCTGGCCGGTGAGCAGCTCGTAGAGCGTCACGCCCAGGGAGTAGAAGTCGGTCCGGTAGTCCACCACCCGGTTCATCCGCCCCGTCTGCTCGGGCGACATGTACGCCAGCGTCCCTTCGATCAGGTGGGGGGCCGCGGCATCCAGGTGCTCGACCTTCTGCAGCGTGGCGGCCCCGAAGTCGATGAGGCGCGTGCTCCCCGAAGGCTCCAGGATGATGTTGGAGGGCTTGATGTCCTTGTGAATGACCTGGCGGCAGTGAATCTCCGCCAGCGTCGAGGCCAGGGAGATGGCCACGCTCAGACACTGGGAGACTTCCAGCGGCTGGCCCATGGACTCGGACAGGGTCTCCCCGTGGATCTTCTCCAGCAGGAGCACCGGCCGCTCGCGGATCCGCTCACAGGCGAAGGGCTTGGCCACGCCCCGGACGTCCCGGAGCCGCTGCAGGATTCCGAACTCCCGGCGGTAGCGCTCGCGCTCGCCAGGCCCCGGCGTGGGCACCATCGGCGTCTTGAGGATGACGGGCAGGCCATCGGCCTCACGCACCGCGTGGAAGAGCACGTTCGAGCCAGTCGCGCGAATCGTGCCCAGGACCTTGTAACCAGGAATGTCCAGCATGAGGAATGGAGCTCAGAGAACGGGCCGTGCCTGCGCTGACGTGGCCAGAGGCGGGATGGCCCCTGGACCGGAAGCGTACCCCGGCGGAAAAGGCGGTGTGTGAAACATCAAAATACGCGAATACAGACTTGGTTCGTCCGTTCCTCCCGCTGCCAGGCAGCCCGCTGCCGGACCGGCCCGGCGTGCGCCACCGCCTCCCCACCGCCGGGCTGGCAAACCGCTTTTTCTGGAAGAAGCGCTTTCACGCCCGGTCTTGCTGGGTCTTCGGGGCTCCGGGAGGACCACGCGGCTGGGATGGCGCTTCCCGGCGGCAGGTGGGGCCAGTAGAGAGGGCTCTCGCGGCACGAGCGGCCGTACCTGGGCCCCCTTCCCCGTGTTTGCGGAGACCGTCATGAAATTCCTGATTCCTCACACCGAACGCCTCTATGCCCTGCTCCGGATCGCCGCCGGACTGATGTTCGCGCTCCACGGGATGCAGAAGCTCTTCGGCATGTTCGGCGGCGTTCCGGCGGGAGCCCCGGCGTTCGTGGTCTACGGCGCGGGCAGCATCGAGTTCGTGGCGGGCCTGCTCATCGCGATCGGCCTGTTCACCGGGCCCGCGGCCTTCCTGTCGAGCGGGACCATGGCGGTCGCCTTCTTCCTGGGGCACGTCATGCCCGCGCAGGGCAACCTCAACCCCGTCGTGAACAAGGGCGAGCTCGCCGTGCTCTACTGCTTCGTGTTCTTCTACATGGCCGCGCGCGGCTCGGGCACCTGGAGCGTCGACGCCGCGCGCAAGCGCGGCTAGTTCACGCTCTCGGCGCTGTAGCGGGCAATGAGCCCGGTGCGCACCGCGTGCCGGAAGACGCGCGTGAAGAACGCGCACGCCAGCAGGATGTAGAGCACCGCCAGCCCCAGCCCCCCGAGCAGTGCCGTGCCCGGCAGGGGCCCGCCCGCGATGATCGTCCGGACGCCCTCGAACACGTAGGACGGCGGCACCAGGCGCGAGAGGGCCTGCATCCACTCCGGCAGGGTCGCGACGGGGTAGAAGACGCCGGCGAACGGAGAGACCACCGCGGGGATGGGCCAGATGAACCACTCCGCGGAGGGCCCGAGCCGCAGCACCACCGCGGTGCCGAAGATGCCCAGGGCAATCCCCGACAGGAAGAGCACCAGCAGGAACGGCACGAGCATCAGGCCGTAGACGAGCAGGGACAGCCCGAAGGCCGCCCCCGCCACGGCGATCATCACCAGGAGCCCCACCGAGCTCGTCGCGATGCTGGAGAGCACGAGCCCGCCGACGTACTCCGGAAGGGAGATGGGCGAGGCGAAGACGTTCAGGAAGTTGCGCGACCACACGTCCTCGAAGAACGCCATGGTCACCCCCTGCATCACCCGGGTCAGGAAGTCCCAGAGCAGCACGGCGCCCAGGAGCGACGGAAGCAGCGTGGGGCCCACGCCGGTGAAGGAGCCGAAGTACCGGCTGATGAACCCCCACAGCACGATGTCGATGGCCACCCAGACGAAGAGCGGGAAGATGCGCGCGGGGCTCCCGCGGATCAAATAGAACTGACGGAGGAAGACGGCGGCGGCGCGCTGGAGGTTCATGGTGCTCAGGCCTTCCCCAGCGAGAGCGGCTCCCGCGCCACGGTGACGAACAGCTCCTCGAGCGTGGCCTTGCCGTGCTCATGCGGCAGGGTCCTGGGATTGCCCTCCACCAGCACCTTCCCGCGCGAGACGAAGAGCACGCGGTCGCAGACCTCCTCCACCTCCTGCATGTTGTGAGATGTCCAGAGCACCCCGCTGGTGCCCTGGGCGGAGAACTCGCGGAT harbors:
- a CDS encoding DoxX family protein gives rise to the protein MKFLIPHTERLYALLRIAAGLMFALHGMQKLFGMFGGVPAGAPAFVVYGAGSIEFVAGLLIAIGLFTGPAAFLSSGTMAVAFFLGHVMPAQGNLNPVVNKGELAVLYCFVFFYMAARGSGTWSVDAARKRG
- a CDS encoding ABC transporter permease; the encoded protein is MNLQRAAAVFLRQFYLIRGSPARIFPLFVWVAIDIVLWGFISRYFGSFTGVGPTLLPSLLGAVLLWDFLTRVMQGVTMAFFEDVWSRNFLNVFASPISLPEYVGGLVLSSIATSSVGLLVMIAVAGAAFGLSLLVYGLMLVPFLLVLFLSGIALGIFGTAVVLRLGPSAEWFIWPIPAVVSPFAGVFYPVATLPEWMQALSRLVPPSYVFEGVRTIIAGGPLPGTALLGGLGLAVLYILLACAFFTRVFRHAVRTGLIARYSAESVN